Proteins from one Flammeovirgaceae bacterium genomic window:
- a CDS encoding TonB-dependent receptor codes for MKQLFLSFLFFFALSVGAFAQTQISGVIKDDKGEPLAGVNIIIKGRVIGTITDLNGNFSLSVNEPPPMTMVVSFIGFRTQEISITNPVTTGLDISMEEQTLLGQEVVVSASRVEESIMESPVSIEKMDILAVQTTPADNYYKGIANLKGVDVTTSSINFQILNTRGFNSTGNTRFVQLTDGMDTQAPALNFPIGNLNGPSELDVESVELIPGASSALYGPNAFNGILLVNSKNAFEYQGLSAFVKTGVNHLGSKADTDPSPMYEAAIRYAKSFNNKFAFKVNFAYMQANDWEGTDATDREIARTPTGFSFNPGADRLHYMGDEASINLAIFSLSTSWRIFGSTGQNIFQPGTSAVTYADAGDLPSHVVSLTPYKEKDLIDYNAKNMKANVGLYYRLNDKTELSYLYNGGFGTSIYTGAQRYSLNNFGIQQHRLQLRADNFYLRGYTTLEDSGDSYITEFLAKRINDLATSASNAAFSDVSGYLATYGAEYLRYLYQQELAPGQLGTLPADQQLAIQQDAHKFARDRVDNGFTVGSNTRAGMHLDPNSAEFANFKNQASSGTIPAGPKFSDATRLYHAEGQYDFKNEIDFMELQAGASFRQYDLRSGGTIFDDAASPIKINEYGAYVAGGKWLGNRKFKLSGSVRYDKNQNFEGKINPRVSGLLKLGQNSNLRASYQTGFRIPTTQGQYIDLSILTARLLGGLENGVNKYNIMRRSTTDQNLSFDGFSVQDFSQGVFDGGANPAAIAANASKLKPFVWNPVKPEEVQNIEVGYKGLIDNRLLVDLTYYYNIYNDFITQVRVRIADQLPDGSPNYATLLNGTALTKASDGTITGNTAQLYTNFTEQVTGQGAVVGLAYSLPRGYTIGANYNWNVLVKKPDPNKFLTEFNTPEHKMNLSFGNRKVTDKLGFNVNWRWQTDFEWQSSFTIPANGIVPAYSNLDAQVTYKLSGLKSMLKIGGSNILNQRYIQSLGGPTIGSIYYVSITFDELLN; via the coding sequence ATGAAGCAGCTCTTTCTTTCCTTCCTTTTCTTCTTTGCGCTATCGGTGGGCGCGTTTGCCCAAACACAAATCTCCGGGGTGATCAAAGACGATAAAGGGGAGCCATTGGCCGGGGTCAACATCATCATCAAAGGCCGGGTAATTGGAACGATCACAGACCTTAACGGAAACTTTAGCCTTTCCGTTAACGAGCCTCCTCCCATGACGATGGTGGTCTCCTTTATTGGGTTCCGCACCCAGGAAATAAGCATTACCAACCCCGTCACGACCGGGTTGGACATTAGTATGGAAGAGCAGACACTGCTGGGTCAGGAGGTGGTGGTTTCCGCCTCAAGGGTGGAGGAGAGCATAATGGAATCCCCCGTCTCGATTGAGAAGATGGACATTCTTGCCGTGCAAACCACCCCGGCTGACAATTATTACAAGGGCATCGCCAACCTCAAAGGGGTGGACGTGACCACCAGCAGCATCAACTTTCAGATCCTGAACACGCGTGGGTTTAACTCCACAGGCAATACACGGTTTGTCCAGTTGACGGACGGAATGGATACGCAGGCCCCCGCACTGAATTTTCCTATTGGCAACCTCAACGGTCCGTCCGAATTGGATGTGGAAAGTGTGGAACTTATCCCTGGCGCGAGCTCTGCTTTGTACGGGCCAAATGCTTTTAATGGGATATTATTGGTCAACAGTAAAAACGCATTCGAATACCAGGGACTTAGCGCATTTGTAAAAACAGGGGTCAACCACCTGGGGAGCAAAGCCGATACTGATCCTTCACCCATGTACGAAGCGGCCATACGGTACGCCAAGTCCTTTAACAACAAATTTGCCTTTAAGGTAAACTTCGCCTACATGCAGGCCAATGATTGGGAGGGTACTGATGCCACCGACAGGGAAATTGCCAGGACCCCTACCGGGTTTAGTTTCAACCCGGGGGCAGACCGGCTGCATTACATGGGTGATGAGGCCTCCATCAACCTTGCCATTTTTTCATTGAGCACCAGTTGGAGGATCTTTGGCAGTACCGGACAGAACATATTCCAACCTGGTACGTCTGCGGTAACGTATGCCGATGCAGGCGACTTGCCCAGCCACGTGGTGTCGCTTACCCCCTACAAGGAAAAAGATTTGATTGACTACAATGCAAAAAACATGAAGGCCAATGTGGGCCTCTACTATCGGCTCAACGACAAAACGGAATTAAGCTATTTGTACAATGGTGGTTTCGGGACCAGTATTTATACCGGGGCGCAAAGGTATTCACTGAATAATTTTGGGATCCAACAGCACCGGCTCCAACTGAGGGCGGATAATTTTTACCTGAGGGGATATACCACGCTGGAAGACAGCGGGGATTCCTACATCACGGAGTTCCTTGCCAAACGCATAAATGACCTGGCCACCAGTGCCAGTAATGCCGCTTTTTCCGATGTGTCGGGTTACCTGGCCACCTACGGGGCGGAATACCTGAGGTATTTATACCAGCAAGAGTTGGCCCCTGGGCAACTGGGCACCCTGCCGGCCGACCAACAGCTGGCCATTCAACAAGATGCCCATAAATTTGCCAGGGACCGCGTGGACAATGGTTTTACCGTGGGAAGCAATACACGCGCGGGCATGCACCTTGACCCAAACTCTGCGGAATTTGCCAATTTCAAAAACCAAGCCAGCTCCGGCACCATCCCTGCGGGGCCCAAGTTCAGTGATGCCACACGGTTGTACCATGCCGAAGGGCAGTATGATTTTAAGAATGAAATCGACTTTATGGAGTTGCAGGCCGGGGCCAGCTTTCGCCAGTATGATTTGCGGTCAGGCGGTACGATATTCGATGATGCCGCAAGCCCAATAAAAATCAATGAATATGGTGCCTATGTGGCCGGTGGCAAATGGCTGGGAAACCGAAAATTCAAGCTCTCCGGCTCTGTACGTTATGACAAAAACCAAAACTTCGAGGGAAAGATAAACCCCCGTGTCTCCGGATTATTGAAATTAGGGCAAAACAGCAACCTGCGGGCATCTTACCAAACGGGCTTCCGCATCCCTACCACGCAAGGACAATATATAGACCTGAGTATCCTCACTGCAAGGCTTCTTGGCGGGCTGGAAAATGGCGTAAACAAGTATAACATTATGCGAAGATCAACCACAGATCAAAACCTTTCTTTTGACGGGTTTTCCGTGCAGGATTTCTCACAAGGTGTGTTTGATGGCGGGGCCAATCCGGCAGCCATTGCCGCCAACGCCAGCAAGCTGAAGCCTTTTGTTTGGAACCCGGTAAAACCCGAGGAGGTCCAAAATATTGAAGTGGGGTACAAGGGCTTAATCGACAACCGCCTGCTGGTCGACCTCACCTACTATTATAATATCTACAACGACTTCATCACCCAAGTAAGGGTGAGGATTGCCGACCAACTACCGGATGGCTCACCAAATTACGCCACACTACTGAACGGAACAGCTTTAACAAAGGCATCGGACGGCACCATTACAGGGAACACCGCCCAATTGTACACCAATTTTACCGAACAGGTGACCGGTCAGGGGGCTGTGGTAGGGCTGGCCTACAGCTTGCCCCGCGGCTACACCATAGGGGCGAACTATAATTGGAATGTCCTGGTCAAAAAGCCAGACCCCAATAAATTCCTTACCGAATTCAATACCCCGGAACACAAAATGAACCTATCTTTTGGCAACCGGAAAGTTACCGATAAGCTGGGCTTTAATGTGAATTGGAGGTGGCAGACGGATTTTGAATGGCAATCCTCGTTTACCATTCCGGCCAACGGCATAGTGCCTGCCTACTCAAACCTGGACGCACAGGTTACCTATAAGCTATCCGGGCTGAAATCCATGTTGAAAATAGGAGGTTCTAACATTTTGAACCAACGCTATATCCAAAGCCTGGGCGGGCCAACTATCGGGTCTATATACTACGTTTCGATCACGTTCGATGAACTTCTTAACTAA
- the gldC gene encoding gliding motility protein GldC, whose amino-acid sequence MKKSTINFTVELDDKNTPERITWDASDKPDDLSETKSISLSLWDHQQKNTLRIDLWTKDMPVDEMKRFYIDCLGGLAQSALTATGDEYMSNEINSLCEKLVKHLKKENKG is encoded by the coding sequence ATGAAGAAGTCAACGATAAATTTTACGGTGGAACTGGACGACAAGAACACGCCCGAGCGTATTACCTGGGACGCCTCCGACAAACCTGACGACCTTTCCGAGACCAAGTCCATAAGCCTCTCGCTCTGGGACCATCAGCAAAAGAACACCCTCCGCATCGACTTATGGACAAAAGACATGCCCGTGGACGAAATGAAGCGGTTTTATATAGATTGCCTGGGCGGGCTGGCCCAGAGTGCCCTTACCGCCACCGGGGACGAATACATGTCCAACGAGATCAATTCCCTCTGCGAAAAACTGGTAAAGCACCTGAAGAAGGAAAACAAGGGATAG
- a CDS encoding acetoacetate--CoA ligase, which yields MVMSKVLWKPTAETIENANLTRYQAWLAGHLGLHFEDYDGLWQWSVDHIDDFWKSLWDYFDIISEGSYGAVRSGDRMPGIRWFEGSRLNYAEHVFRNYKKGATAIIHAGEKSPIQRMDWDELQKSTAAFQSFLISSGTKQGDCVVAYLPCIPEATVAFLGSNSIGAIWSSCSPDFGTQSVIDRFAQIGPKVLVAMDKYSYGGKEYDKSEVIDSVVKAIPSIEKVVLISASPSLRSDHVLWSAIMQNRSAALDFTRVGFNHPIWVLYSSGTTGLPKAITHSHGGILLEQLKYLTFHKDLQPGEGCFWYTTTGWMMWNHIQATLLCGGVMILYDGSPGYPDLNVLWKFAAETKMNHFGTSAGFLLANMKANITPGKSFDLQHLRGIGSTGSPLPPEGFDYVYDHIKPDVWLTSMSGGTDVCSGFVGGNALLPVHQGEIQCRTLGCALYAFDEEGNAVNQAVGEMVVTQPMPSMPVFLWNDENFERYKESYFEMYPRIWRHGDWIEITENKGVIIYGRSDATLNRGGVRIGTSEIYRAVDQVREIKDSVIVCVEQGNGGFYMPLFVVPVEGVVLDEGLKQRINKAIKDAYSPRHVPDEIIEAPDIPYTISGKKTEAPIKKIFMGRDPEKVVNKGALRNPGSIQFYIDFYQQHLKPNP from the coding sequence ATGGTTATGAGCAAAGTACTTTGGAAACCCACCGCTGAAACAATTGAAAACGCCAACCTCACCCGCTACCAGGCATGGCTCGCAGGGCACCTTGGCCTGCACTTCGAAGATTACGATGGGCTATGGCAATGGTCCGTGGACCATATTGACGATTTTTGGAAAAGCCTGTGGGACTACTTTGATATCATTTCGGAAGGCAGCTACGGGGCCGTGCGTTCCGGTGACCGAATGCCCGGCATAAGATGGTTTGAAGGCAGCCGGCTGAATTATGCCGAACATGTTTTCAGGAATTACAAAAAGGGCGCCACCGCCATCATCCATGCCGGTGAAAAATCCCCCATCCAACGTATGGATTGGGACGAGTTACAAAAAAGCACGGCCGCCTTTCAAAGTTTTTTGATTTCCTCCGGTACCAAACAAGGCGATTGTGTGGTGGCCTATTTGCCCTGCATCCCCGAGGCCACAGTGGCTTTTTTGGGCAGCAACAGCATCGGGGCCATATGGTCGAGTTGTTCGCCCGACTTTGGCACGCAATCGGTGATCGACCGGTTTGCGCAAATCGGGCCCAAGGTATTGGTGGCCATGGACAAGTATTCGTACGGTGGCAAGGAGTACGACAAAAGCGAAGTGATCGACTCGGTAGTCAAGGCCATCCCATCCATAGAAAAGGTGGTGCTTATCTCCGCATCCCCCAGCCTCAGGAGCGACCATGTGTTATGGTCTGCCATCATGCAAAACCGTTCTGCCGCTTTGGACTTCACCCGTGTGGGGTTCAACCACCCCATTTGGGTATTGTACTCAAGTGGGACCACCGGCCTGCCAAAGGCCATCACCCATTCGCATGGCGGTATTTTATTGGAACAATTGAAGTACCTCACCTTTCACAAAGATTTACAACCGGGGGAAGGCTGCTTTTGGTACACCACAACGGGGTGGATGATGTGGAACCACATACAGGCCACCCTGCTTTGCGGGGGCGTGATGATATTGTACGATGGAAGCCCCGGGTACCCCGACCTCAATGTATTGTGGAAATTTGCCGCAGAAACCAAAATGAACCACTTTGGCACCAGTGCAGGTTTCCTGTTGGCAAACATGAAGGCCAATATCACCCCCGGCAAGTCTTTTGACCTGCAACACCTGAGGGGCATCGGCTCTACCGGCAGCCCCTTGCCGCCTGAAGGTTTTGACTACGTGTACGACCACATCAAACCCGATGTATGGCTCACCAGCATGAGCGGTGGCACAGACGTATGCAGCGGCTTTGTGGGCGGCAACGCCTTGCTGCCTGTGCACCAGGGCGAAATCCAATGCAGGACCCTCGGCTGCGCCTTGTATGCATTCGATGAAGAAGGGAATGCGGTAAACCAGGCGGTGGGCGAAATGGTGGTCACCCAACCCATGCCCTCCATGCCCGTGTTTTTATGGAACGATGAAAATTTTGAGCGTTACAAAGAAAGCTACTTCGAAATGTACCCCCGAATTTGGCGGCATGGCGACTGGATTGAAATCACGGAAAACAAAGGCGTGATCATTTATGGGCGGTCGGACGCCACCTTAAACCGGGGCGGGGTAAGGATAGGCACCAGCGAGATTTACCGGGCGGTGGACCAAGTGAGGGAAATCAAAGACAGCGTGATCGTTTGCGTGGAGCAGGGCAATGGCGGGTTTTATATGCCCCTTTTCGTTGTCCCGGTGGAGGGGGTGGTGCTGGACGAGGGGTTAAAACAAAGGATCAACAAAGCGATAAAAGATGCCTATAGCCCCAGGCATGTGCCGGACGAAATCATTGAAGCCCCGGACATCCCCTACACCATAAGCGGCAAGAAGACCGAGGCCCCGATCAAAAAAATTTTTATGGGGCGCGACCCCGAAAAAGTCGTGAACAAGGGGGCCCTGAGGAACCCGGGCTCGATACAGTTTTATATTGATTTTTACCAACAGCACCTGAAACCCAACCCATGA
- a CDS encoding fasciclin domain-containing protein, whose product MKLKFLSLIKASLVAVIAGGLFVLAGCSDDDPATPKVPDPTETILQIVNGDPELSELAGYLEEFPDLSGLLGAAGTNTLFAPNNAAFESLYATPGFPEDPSDISLNLIKGVIAYHIVASKMLKDDLTPTGSGAGIATLYDNTDPCTGAKTNQVIKVNDNGTLLTGSTNNSIEILEADVLATNGVVHITKTVLIPPSVGNSLTPILGKLAATVLLGADFTTLAKVITIADCPITDVNMKITSILADPTGNTYTAFLPPNDVFSGTAALAGKTVDQLIAAYTPEQWRSILLNHIVAGTKTKADLTNGASFSTLLNPGVSNLTFADGTPGDPTADPTKSPVGKYVSSSGGATGLGGSANAPIYVADLVASNGVAHVVGQILFPN is encoded by the coding sequence ATGAAACTAAAATTTTTGAGCCTAATAAAGGCTTCCTTGGTTGCTGTGATCGCTGGAGGGTTGTTCGTACTGGCGGGTTGTTCGGATGATGATCCCGCAACCCCCAAAGTCCCCGATCCAACAGAAACGATTTTGCAAATTGTAAATGGTGATCCGGAGCTGAGCGAATTGGCGGGTTACCTGGAAGAGTTCCCTGATTTGTCCGGGCTGCTTGGCGCGGCCGGTACCAACACTTTGTTTGCGCCCAACAATGCGGCATTTGAGAGCCTCTATGCCACCCCGGGTTTTCCTGAGGACCCATCCGATATCAGCCTGAATTTGATTAAGGGCGTTATTGCCTACCACATTGTGGCCAGCAAGATGCTGAAGGATGATTTGACGCCAACAGGCTCCGGTGCCGGGATTGCCACGCTCTATGACAACACGGACCCTTGTACGGGTGCCAAAACAAACCAGGTCATAAAGGTAAATGACAATGGCACCCTGCTTACAGGATCAACAAACAATAGTATTGAAATACTTGAAGCGGACGTATTGGCCACCAATGGCGTGGTCCATATCACTAAAACCGTCCTTATTCCCCCTTCTGTAGGGAATAGCCTAACCCCGATACTGGGTAAGCTGGCCGCCACGGTTTTGTTGGGGGCGGATTTTACTACCCTGGCCAAGGTAATCACAATTGCGGACTGCCCCATCACGGACGTGAACATGAAGATAACCAGCATACTTGCCGACCCGACTGGAAACACTTATACAGCTTTCTTGCCGCCAAATGATGTGTTTTCCGGTACGGCTGCCCTGGCGGGTAAAACTGTTGACCAACTCATTGCTGCTTATACTCCGGAACAATGGAGGAGCATCCTTCTCAACCATATTGTGGCCGGGACCAAAACAAAAGCCGACCTGACCAACGGGGCATCATTTTCCACTTTATTGAACCCTGGTGTCTCCAACCTGACTTTTGCCGATGGAACCCCCGGTGACCCGACAGCGGACCCCACCAAGAGTCCTGTAGGGAAATATGTGTCATCATCAGGTGGTGCCACCGGGCTGGGAGGATCGGCCAATGCGCCCATTTATGTAGCTGACCTAGTGGCCAGCAATGGTGTGGCGCATGTTGTAGGGCAGATACTCTTCCCGAACTAG
- the metF gene encoding methylenetetrahydrofolate reductase [NAD(P)H], which produces MKVTEHLKNANGKTLFSIEVLPPLKGENIRRLFDHMDPLMEFKPPFVDVTYHREEYVYKKKENGLLEKQSTRKRPGTVGICAAIQNYYKVDTVPHIICGGFSREETENALIDLQFLGIDNVLVLQGDAIKNEGRFVPEPDGHHYASELLEQVIKMNHGIYLDDELQNTTPTNFCVGVAGYPEKHFWAPNLKTDMKYLKAKVDMGAEYIVTQMFFDNKKYFDFVARCRAEGIDVPIIPGIKPITTKAQTNILPTIFHIDLPEALADEVEKCKDNTAVKEVGVEWAINQSKELIEFGVPTLHFYSMGKSDPIYRIAKGLF; this is translated from the coding sequence GTGAAAGTAACGGAACATTTAAAAAACGCCAACGGGAAAACACTTTTTAGCATTGAGGTATTGCCGCCCCTGAAGGGCGAAAACATCCGCAGGCTATTTGATCACATGGACCCGCTCATGGAATTCAAGCCCCCCTTTGTGGACGTGACCTATCACCGCGAGGAATACGTGTACAAAAAAAAGGAAAACGGGCTATTGGAAAAGCAGTCCACCCGTAAGCGGCCGGGGACAGTGGGCATCTGTGCGGCCATCCAAAACTACTACAAGGTAGACACCGTGCCCCATATTATTTGTGGCGGGTTTTCCCGGGAGGAAACCGAAAATGCGCTAATCGATTTGCAGTTCCTGGGCATTGACAACGTACTGGTGCTGCAGGGCGATGCCATTAAAAACGAAGGCCGGTTTGTGCCTGAACCTGACGGCCATCACTACGCCTCCGAACTATTGGAGCAGGTCATTAAAATGAACCATGGCATATACCTTGACGATGAATTGCAAAACACTACCCCTACCAATTTTTGTGTGGGGGTGGCCGGGTACCCGGAAAAGCACTTCTGGGCGCCCAACTTAAAAACGGACATGAAATACCTCAAGGCCAAAGTGGACATGGGCGCGGAGTATATTGTTACCCAAATGTTTTTCGATAATAAAAAGTACTTTGATTTTGTGGCCCGTTGCCGCGCAGAGGGCATTGACGTGCCCATTATACCTGGGATAAAGCCCATTACCACCAAGGCGCAAACCAACATTTTGCCTACTATTTTCCATATCGACCTGCCGGAGGCCCTGGCTGACGAGGTGGAAAAATGCAAAGACAATACCGCGGTGAAGGAAGTGGGGGTGGAGTGGGCAATAAACCAGTCAAAGGAATTGATTGAATTTGGCGTTCCCACTTTGCACTTTTATTCCATGGGCAAGTCCGATCCCATTTACAGGATAGCAAAAGGGCTTTTTTGA